The following coding sequences lie in one Oryza brachyantha chromosome 10, ObraRS2, whole genome shotgun sequence genomic window:
- the LOC102711921 gene encoding U-box domain-containing protein 36-like codes for MDQATRAAPPAAAAAAAEVEKVFVVVPAEKGRSTLSWAIGYFRGSGAKLVITHVHVPPQTIPVMGVQFHVSNVSPEQVSLFRRIERERVDKLLDDYVHQCWKMKVKCEKLVIEKEDIVAGLLELITLHSITKLVIAAAADKHFSRKMDKPKSKTATEIMERADPSCQIWFVCKEQLICTRDKKVETAPADTSLSQLFKIDAPPSPDIGHSILHPSPHQEQNDSKMELGLYDELNDACIAAENLMERALSESLRRQKADEEVVSSLQRVKQFEELYLEEVKRRKELEGALFRANRELARLKQEMDIPRDIQSTILGERQEVITDRFMSRQRAVAMKSDLGSIRQVIKPQQEYLQLHLDHDNGVRQPETLLHQRNLSAFSTSSDAQSQFDKETIPSHFICPISQEVMREPCIAADGFTYEAEAIINWFDEGHEVSPMTEQPLVRRDLIPNFALRSVIQDYTRRKQFSFS; via the exons ATGGATCAGGCGACGCGCGCagctccgccggcggcggcggcggcggcggcagaggtgGAGAAGGTGTTCGTGGTGGTGCCGGCTGAGAAGGGGCGGTCGACGCTGTCGTGGGCTATCGGCTATTTCCGCGGCAGCGGAGCCAAGCTCGTCATCACGCATGTGCACGTGCCGCCGCAGACGATCCCCGTGA TGGGAGTTCAGTTTCATGTTAGTAACGTGAGCCCGGAGCAAGTGAGCTTGTTCCGAAGAATTGAGCGTGAAAGGGTGGATAAGCTTTTAGACGACTACGTCCATCAATGCTGGAAAATGAAG GTCAAATGTGAGAAACTTGTCATCGAGAAGGAAGATATTGTTGCTGGTCTTCTTGAACTTATTACCTTGCATAGCATCACGAAGTTAGTGATTGCAGCTGCTGCAGACAAGCATTTCTCAAG AAAGATGGACAAACCCAAGTCCAAGACAGCAACAGAAATTATGGAGAGAGCTGACCCATCATGCCAGATTTGGTTTGTCTGTAAGGAACAACTAATTTGTACCAG GGACAAGAAAGTAGAAACAGCGCCAGCAGATACATCTCTCAGCcaactttttaaaattgatgCTCCTCCCAGCCCTGATATTGGTCATAGCATTCTGCATCCGTCACCTCACCAGGAACAG aaTGACAGTAAGATGGAATTGGGGTTATATGATGAGCTCAACGATGCATGCATAGCAGCTGAGAACTTGATGGAGAGAGCTTTAAGCGAATCTTTGAGGCGCCAGAAAGCAGATGAAGAAGTGGTTTCATCTCTTCAGAGA GTCAAACAATTCGAGGAGTTGTACTTGGAAGAGGTGAAAAGGAGGAAAGAATTGGAAGGAGCTCTTTTCAGAGCAAACAGAGAACTTGCACGATTAAAACAAGAAATGGACATACCTAGAGATATCCAAAGCACAATCTTGGGGGAAAGGCAAGAAGTGATTACCGATAGATTTATGTCGAGACAACGCGCTGTCGCCATGAAGAGTGACTTGGGATCCATAAGACAGGTAATTAAGCCGCAACAGGAGTATCTGCAGTTACATCTTGATCATGACAACGGTGTCAGACAACCGGAAACGTTGCTCCATCAAAGGAATCTGTCTGCATTTTCTACATCATCAGATGCACAATCACAGTTTGATAAAGAGACTATCCCTTCCCACTTCATCTGCCCAATTTCTCAG GAGGTCATGAGGGAGCCTTGCATTGCAGCAGACGGCTTCACCTATGAAGCCGAGGCGATCATTAATTGGTTTGACGAAGGGCACGAGGTATCTCCCATGACCGAGCAGCCCCTTGTGCGTCGTGATCTGATCCCAAACTTTGCTCTCCGTTCTGTAATCCAAGATTATACAAGGAGAAAACAGTTTTCATTTTCCTGA